Proteins encoded in a region of the Streptomyces akebiae genome:
- the pssA gene encoding CDP-diacylglycerol--serine O-phosphatidyltransferase produces MPDVDEVEDDAEEMPLSLRLSIADTLTLGNATCGFMAVYFTTTGILIPHLTGSQESGMARHSAATAVILMLCAAIFDLFDGLVARKLRSSPMGAELDNLSDLISFGLAPAYFVLVYGMVADDAHQRVAAVGAIVVLLAVVLRLARFSCVTVKDGTFQGMPSPFGALTVISIVLLELPFVATLLAIVGVAWLMVSRVEYPKPRGPLAGAVLTWIVLAMGLLAAWAFDAPGGQLLLQTGCALQLVMGAVIPLFATARRVNNFRDNRREARAAQLP; encoded by the coding sequence GTGCCCGACGTGGACGAGGTGGAGGACGACGCGGAGGAGATGCCGCTGTCGCTCCGCCTGTCGATAGCGGACACGCTCACCCTGGGCAACGCCACGTGCGGCTTCATGGCGGTGTACTTCACCACCACGGGCATCCTGATCCCGCACCTCACCGGCAGCCAGGAGTCGGGCATGGCCCGGCACAGCGCGGCCACCGCGGTGATCCTGATGCTGTGCGCGGCGATCTTCGACCTGTTCGACGGGCTGGTGGCGCGCAAGCTCCGCTCCTCGCCGATGGGCGCGGAGCTGGACAACCTCTCCGACCTGATCAGCTTCGGCCTCGCGCCGGCGTACTTCGTCCTCGTCTACGGCATGGTCGCGGACGACGCCCACCAGCGGGTGGCGGCGGTGGGGGCGATCGTCGTACTGCTGGCCGTGGTGCTGAGGCTCGCGAGATTCTCCTGCGTGACGGTGAAGGACGGCACCTTCCAGGGCATGCCGTCGCCGTTCGGCGCGCTGACGGTCATCTCGATCGTGCTGCTGGAGCTGCCCTTCGTGGCGACGCTCCTGGCCATCGTCGGTGTCGCGTGGCTGATGGTGAGCCGCGTCGAGTACCCGAAGCCGCGGGGTCCCCTCGCGGGCGCGGTGCTCACCTGGATCGTCCTCGCGATGGGCCTCCTGGCGGCCTGGGCCTTCGACGCCCCCGGCGGTCAGCTGCTGCTCCAGACCGGCTGCGCGCTGCAGCTCGTCATGGGCGCGGTGATCCCGCTGTTCGCCACGGCCCGCCGGGTGAACAACTTCCGCGACAACCGGCGCGAGGCGCGGGCGGCGCAGCTGCCCTGA
- a CDS encoding alpha/beta fold hydrolase, whose product MTSYELREHKVKHTSTVPATKDIELELPVREYDGTPGNGQAQDREPVLMLHGRSVPVLPGFDLAPVPGGDPNRYSWAQELAAAGYDVFLLDLQGSGRSPRPGQMDNPYNANPAQQQAVLVDHTIPATGQPTYRSELGSSESDEAELATVVKFIKSQVGESKRIRFVGWSAAAFVMGPYTLKHPEEVESLFLLAPMFPPRGRWSGNPDNPFGRPAEAATLPVGKPPHLFGFPMHVASRSGFKQSLTSTPTLWEDGIADRVWAACMEDDPLGSKWGPKVNGDPEGVLRYRNTYWWGWNNQTAPYKKDGKYVLGDRVPVLILYGELDRTAITRTPMPDILHFSVPDLYTAVKGSRKLMFCFEGSGHSLAWETVAKDIHRFSRQWFKNGKVEGLSSGSYFREFDGNLIHLP is encoded by the coding sequence ATGACCTCGTACGAACTCAGAGAGCACAAGGTCAAGCACACTTCGACGGTTCCGGCGACCAAGGACATCGAGCTGGAGCTGCCCGTCCGGGAGTACGACGGCACCCCCGGCAACGGCCAGGCGCAGGATCGCGAGCCGGTGCTGATGCTGCACGGCAGAAGCGTGCCGGTTCTGCCGGGCTTCGACCTCGCACCCGTGCCCGGCGGCGACCCCAACCGGTACAGCTGGGCGCAGGAACTGGCGGCGGCCGGCTACGACGTCTTCCTGCTGGACCTCCAGGGCTCCGGCCGGTCGCCCCGTCCGGGGCAGATGGACAATCCGTACAACGCCAACCCGGCACAGCAGCAAGCGGTCCTCGTCGACCACACCATCCCGGCGACCGGCCAGCCCACGTACCGGTCGGAGCTGGGCAGTTCGGAGAGTGACGAGGCGGAGTTGGCGACCGTGGTGAAGTTCATCAAGTCCCAGGTCGGCGAGAGCAAGCGAATCCGCTTCGTCGGCTGGTCCGCGGCCGCGTTCGTCATGGGCCCCTACACCCTCAAGCATCCCGAGGAGGTAGAGAGCCTGTTCCTGCTCGCTCCGATGTTCCCGCCGCGAGGACGCTGGTCGGGCAACCCTGACAACCCCTTCGGGCGCCCTGCCGAAGCCGCGACACTGCCCGTCGGCAAGCCGCCCCACCTGTTCGGATTCCCGATGCACGTGGCCAGCAGGAGTGGATTCAAGCAGTCGCTGACCAGTACCCCCACGCTGTGGGAGGACGGGATCGCCGATCGCGTGTGGGCCGCCTGCATGGAGGACGACCCCCTCGGCAGCAAGTGGGGCCCCAAGGTGAACGGCGATCCCGAGGGCGTCCTGCGGTACCGGAACACCTACTGGTGGGGCTGGAACAACCAGACCGCGCCATACAAGAAGGATGGCAAGTACGTGCTCGGCGACAGAGTCCCCGTGCTCATCCTCTACGGGGAACTGGACCGGACCGCCATCACCCGGACACCGATGCCCGACATCCTCCACTTCTCCGTTCCGGACCTCTACACGGCCGTCAAGGGCTCGCGGAAGCTCATGTTCTGCTTCGAGGGCTCCGGCCACTCCCTGGCGTGGGAGACCGTCGCCAAGGACATCCACCGCTTCTCAAGGCAGTGGTTCAAGAACGGCAAGGTGGAGGGGCTCAGCAGCGGCAGCTACTTCAGGGAGTTCGACGGCAATCTGATCCACTTGCCGTAG
- a CDS encoding glycerate kinase translates to MANAAVDGIDTDTADPRVLIAADKFKGTLTAVQVAERVTAGLRRVLPDLEVEALPVADGGDGTVAAAVAAGFGRREVRVAGPLGEPVTAAFALRGDTAVVEMAEASGLQRLPAGVFAPLTASTYGSGELLRAALDAGARTIVFGVGGSATTDGGAGMLAALGARFLDATGEPVGPGGGGLRDLVTADLSGLDERLTAVDLVLASDVDNPLTGPKGAPAVYGPQKGASPEDVATLDAALTHFAAVLEKTAGPRAAEHALAPGAGAAGGIGYGALVLGARFRPGIEVMLDVLGFAPALEKATLVITGEGSLDEQTLHGKAPAGVAAAARAAGKEVVAVCGRLALPPEALGRAGIRRAYPLTEVEPDVARCLADPGPILERVAERIGRDFLT, encoded by the coding sequence GTGGCGAACGCCGCAGTGGACGGGATCGACACGGACACGGCCGACCCGCGGGTGCTGATCGCCGCGGACAAGTTCAAGGGCACGCTGACGGCCGTCCAGGTCGCCGAGCGGGTCACGGCGGGCCTGCGCCGGGTCCTGCCCGACCTGGAGGTCGAGGCACTGCCGGTCGCCGACGGCGGCGACGGCACGGTGGCCGCGGCGGTCGCGGCCGGTTTCGGACGGCGCGAGGTACGGGTCGCCGGCCCGCTCGGTGAGCCCGTCACCGCCGCCTTCGCGCTGCGCGGTGACACGGCCGTCGTGGAGATGGCCGAGGCGAGCGGGTTGCAGCGACTGCCCGCCGGGGTCTTCGCACCGCTCACGGCCTCCACGTACGGCTCCGGAGAGCTGTTGCGCGCCGCGCTCGACGCGGGCGCCCGCACGATCGTGTTCGGCGTCGGCGGCAGTGCCACGACGGACGGCGGCGCGGGCATGCTCGCCGCGCTCGGCGCGCGCTTCCTGGACGCGACGGGGGAGCCCGTCGGGCCCGGCGGCGGAGGCCTGCGCGACCTGGTGACGGCGGACCTGTCGGGCCTCGACGAGAGGCTCACGGCGGTCGACCTCGTGCTGGCGAGCGACGTCGACAACCCGCTGACGGGCCCGAAGGGCGCTCCGGCCGTGTACGGCCCACAGAAGGGCGCGAGTCCCGAGGACGTGGCGACGCTGGACGCGGCCCTGACGCACTTCGCGGCCGTGCTGGAGAAGACGGCCGGGCCGCGCGCCGCCGAGCACGCCCTCGCCCCCGGCGCGGGCGCCGCGGGCGGCATCGGCTACGGCGCCCTCGTCCTCGGAGCCCGTTTCCGCCCCGGCATCGAGGTCATGCTCGACGTCCTCGGCTTCGCGCCGGCGCTGGAGAAGGCCACGCTGGTGATCACCGGCGAGGGCTCCCTCGACGAGCAGACCCTGCACGGCAAGGCCCCCGCCGGGGTCGCCGCGGCCGCCCGCGCGGCCGGCAAGGAGGTCGTGGCGGTCTGCGGCCGCCTGGCCCTCCCACCGGAGGCCCTGGGCCGCGCCGGTATCCGCCGGGCGTACCCCCTGACGGAGGTCGAGCCGGACGTGGCACGCTGCCTCGCCGACCCGGGGCCGATCCTGGAGCGGGTGGCCGAACGGATCGGCCGGGACTTCCTGACCTGA
- a CDS encoding ADP-ribosylglycohydrolase family protein: MTPTTTTPLTPPVGAELADRVLGGWLGRIAGNMLGKPVEQGLVWTRERIDRYLRQAGALPLTDYLPEPVTESDRLALRPEWRTCVRGRIHGSCRDDDVDYAILGLHLLETHGFAFSTEQVGDLWLLRLPYLQTFTAERAAYRNLAGGLKPPLTATYDNPYQEWIGALIRADVFGWTSPGRPRRAASLARRDAVLSHTGNGVYGAMWAAALIAAAFTAPGARAALDEALAVIPASSRLARTVRRVVSLYDAGLPWEETLTTVDEETAGLGWIHVVPNAAVLTAGLLYGEGDFTRTLALTVRGGLDTDSNGATAGSVAGVLCGAAAIPDRWKDPLEDTVRSAVFGFDGVRISQLAERTVRLAEDFGS, from the coding sequence ATGACGCCCACGACCACGACCCCCCTCACGCCTCCGGTCGGTGCCGAGCTCGCCGACCGGGTGCTCGGGGGCTGGCTCGGCCGGATCGCGGGGAACATGCTCGGCAAGCCGGTCGAGCAGGGGCTGGTGTGGACGCGGGAGCGGATCGACCGCTATCTGCGGCAGGCGGGGGCTCTGCCGCTCACCGACTACCTCCCGGAGCCGGTCACCGAGAGTGACAGGCTCGCGCTGCGGCCGGAGTGGCGCACCTGCGTACGGGGCCGGATCCACGGCAGCTGCCGCGACGACGACGTGGACTACGCGATCCTCGGGCTGCACCTGCTGGAGACGCACGGCTTCGCGTTCAGTACCGAGCAGGTCGGTGACCTGTGGCTGTTGCGGCTGCCGTACCTCCAGACGTTCACGGCGGAGCGGGCGGCGTACCGCAACCTGGCCGGCGGGCTGAAGCCACCGCTGACGGCCACCTACGACAACCCTTACCAGGAGTGGATCGGCGCCCTCATCCGTGCCGATGTCTTCGGCTGGACCTCCCCGGGCCGGCCCCGGCGTGCGGCCTCGCTGGCCCGGCGCGACGCGGTGCTGTCGCACACCGGCAACGGTGTGTACGGGGCGATGTGGGCGGCGGCACTGATCGCGGCGGCGTTCACCGCACCGGGGGCGCGGGCGGCCCTGGACGAGGCGCTGGCCGTGATCCCGGCGAGCAGCCGTCTGGCCCGGACCGTGCGGAGGGTCGTGTCGCTGTACGACGCCGGACTCCCCTGGGAGGAGACGCTCACGACGGTGGACGAGGAGACGGCCGGGCTCGGCTGGATCCACGTCGTACCGAACGCGGCCGTGCTCACGGCCGGGCTGCTGTACGGCGAGGGCGACTTCACCCGCACCCTCGCGCTGACCGTCCGGGGCGGCCTGGACACCGACTCGAACGGTGCCACCGCCGGTTCGGTGGCGGGCGTCCTGTGCGGGGCGGCGGCGATCCCGGACCGGTGGAAGGACCCGTTGGAGGACACCGTGCGCAGCGCCGTGTTCGGTTTCGACGGGGTGCGCATCAGCCAACTCGCGGAGCGCACGGTGCGGTTGGCGGAGGACTTCGGCTCCTGA
- a CDS encoding NUDIX domain-containing protein, giving the protein MTTQDFAAYIASLPRVLAGAAAIFRDAEGRVLLVEPNYRAGWALPGGTIESEDGETPRQGARRETLEEIGLDVEPGRLLAVDWVQGVGRPPLVAYVYDGGVLDEDDLKRIRLQEEELLSWRLVPRAELSGYLLGPLGSRVLAALDALAEGTGPVELENGERVV; this is encoded by the coding sequence ATGACCACTCAGGACTTCGCCGCATACATCGCGAGCCTGCCCCGTGTCCTCGCCGGCGCCGCCGCGATCTTCCGGGACGCCGAGGGCCGCGTGCTCCTCGTCGAGCCCAACTACCGCGCGGGATGGGCCCTTCCGGGCGGGACGATCGAGTCGGAGGACGGCGAGACCCCGAGGCAGGGGGCCCGGCGGGAGACGCTGGAGGAGATCGGGCTGGACGTCGAGCCGGGGCGGCTGCTCGCCGTGGACTGGGTGCAGGGCGTGGGGCGGCCGCCGCTGGTGGCGTACGTGTACGACGGCGGGGTGCTCGACGAGGACGATCTGAAGCGGATCCGGTTGCAGGAGGAGGAGTTGCTGTCGTGGCGGCTCGTCCCACGCGCCGAGCTCTCCGGGTATCTTCTCGGACCGCTCGGCTCCCGGGTGCTCGCCGCCCTCGACGCGCTGGCGGAGGGCACGGGGCCGGTCGAGCTGGAGAACGGCGAGCGGGTCGTCTGA
- a CDS encoding protein kinase domain-containing protein, translating into MEPLGSDDPEELGPYRLVARLGAGGMGRVYLARSPQGRTVAVKAIRPELMGDKNFRVRFRREVEAAGAVGGRYTAPVVDADPEAPIPWLATDYIAGPTVAEAVAAHGPLPVESVLVLGAGIAEALISVQAAGLVHRDLKPSNVLLAADGPRVIDFGIVRASDGYDLTRSGALFGSFEYMCPEQATGEPLGPEGDIFSLGSVLTFAASGHAPFSGSAAATLLYQVVHSTPDLTGVPEPLDKIINLCLTKDPRLRITPDKLAAACAPGGVEHLTADGWLPPSVASSVALRAAAVQSLETGPNGPVVYRSTEAEREREAYDFQQERLAYAPRPDRAAYDAQGGRAAYDFEPAEVSRVTDSPSTSNSGGPYDAPYNVPYESPYDGSGRTGGESSVGAAPSAGAEPRSAPGEPEPYRASGHRRAVPRPGPSRRTVLTVSAGSAAAAVGAGLVLSRRKASAVRSTEPAGPAPKPLWTYRSGPLLQAPAVFNAGTALVKTRPGDLVCLDLKDGTRPRWIYEGISQSPTPAVLAFDAAIALGEGSTVIGVDPLDGTERFTIDFGPDFRFITLLGGVDDRAISVIGVRLRRESEEQGVATSTDTVFGVDLAARRAEVIPISPEDVGVKLAPVIIPGYFVYADGLRNVTVRDTTSSGVLWKHPVGYDLRPGLAVVNRSVFVIGQELKALDLTTGKVRWRVKPERGMFASLGGYGNTVYVTGTDPAGVYAFNAGTGARRWFCPTPRLNIDQPITAGPDAVYVPAYKNKDGFYAIGAAKGRLLWNFTDGLETGFNDWQLACDHSGVLVAQHYDRTYGLPAP; encoded by the coding sequence ATGGAACCACTGGGCTCAGACGATCCCGAGGAGCTAGGTCCCTACCGTCTCGTGGCGCGGCTCGGCGCAGGAGGGATGGGACGGGTCTATCTGGCGCGCTCCCCGCAGGGGCGGACCGTCGCGGTCAAGGCCATCCGTCCCGAGCTGATGGGGGACAAGAACTTCCGCGTCCGCTTCCGCCGTGAAGTGGAGGCCGCCGGGGCGGTCGGCGGCAGATACACCGCGCCCGTCGTCGACGCCGACCCCGAGGCCCCCATCCCCTGGCTGGCCACCGATTACATCGCCGGCCCCACCGTGGCCGAGGCGGTCGCCGCGCACGGCCCGCTGCCGGTGGAGTCGGTGCTCGTGCTGGGTGCCGGCATCGCCGAGGCGCTCATCTCGGTGCAGGCGGCCGGGCTGGTGCACCGCGACCTGAAGCCCTCCAACGTGCTGCTCGCCGCCGACGGCCCGCGCGTCATCGACTTCGGCATCGTCCGGGCGAGCGACGGCTACGATCTCACCCGCTCCGGCGCGCTCTTCGGCTCCTTCGAGTACATGTGTCCCGAGCAGGCCACGGGCGAGCCGCTGGGCCCCGAGGGGGACATCTTCTCGCTGGGCTCGGTGCTCACCTTCGCCGCGTCCGGGCATGCCCCGTTCAGCGGCAGCGCGGCGGCCACGCTCCTGTACCAGGTGGTGCACAGCACACCCGATCTGACGGGTGTGCCCGAACCGCTCGACAAGATCATCAATCTCTGCCTCACCAAGGACCCCCGGCTGCGGATCACCCCGGACAAGCTGGCCGCCGCCTGCGCGCCCGGCGGTGTGGAGCACCTGACGGCAGACGGCTGGCTGCCCCCGTCGGTGGCCTCCTCGGTCGCCCTCCGCGCGGCGGCGGTACAGAGCCTCGAAACCGGTCCGAACGGCCCGGTCGTCTACCGCTCCACCGAGGCCGAACGGGAGCGGGAGGCGTACGACTTCCAGCAGGAACGTCTCGCCTACGCGCCCCGGCCGGACCGCGCCGCGTACGACGCGCAGGGGGGTCGAGCCGCCTACGACTTCGAGCCGGCGGAGGTGTCTCGCGTCACGGACAGTCCGTCGACGAGCAACTCCGGCGGCCCGTACGACGCCCCGTACAACGTCCCGTACGAAAGCCCCTACGACGGCTCGGGCCGGACCGGCGGCGAGTCGTCGGTCGGAGCGGCGCCCTCCGCGGGCGCTGAGCCCCGTTCCGCTCCCGGGGAGCCGGAGCCGTACCGCGCCTCCGGGCACCGTCGTGCCGTACCACGGCCCGGTCCGTCGCGGCGTACGGTCCTCACCGTGTCGGCGGGTTCCGCCGCGGCCGCGGTCGGTGCCGGCCTGGTGCTCAGCCGCCGGAAGGCGTCGGCCGTGCGTTCCACCGAGCCCGCGGGCCCGGCTCCGAAGCCGCTGTGGACCTACCGCAGCGGTCCGCTGCTCCAGGCGCCCGCCGTCTTCAACGCCGGCACGGCCCTGGTGAAGACCCGCCCGGGTGACCTGGTCTGTCTCGACCTCAAGGACGGCACCCGGCCCAGATGGATCTACGAGGGCATCAGCCAGTCGCCCACCCCGGCCGTGCTGGCCTTCGACGCGGCGATCGCGCTCGGCGAGGGATCGACGGTGATCGGGGTCGACCCGCTCGACGGAACGGAACGTTTCACCATCGACTTCGGGCCGGACTTCCGCTTCATCACCCTGCTCGGCGGTGTCGACGACCGGGCCATCTCCGTCATCGGCGTCCGGCTCCGGCGCGAGTCAGAGGAGCAGGGCGTCGCGACGTCCACGGACACGGTGTTCGGGGTCGACCTCGCGGCCCGCCGCGCCGAGGTCATCCCCATCAGCCCGGAGGACGTGGGCGTCAAGCTGGCGCCGGTCATCATCCCCGGCTATTTCGTCTACGCCGACGGACTGCGCAACGTCACGGTCCGGGACACCACCAGCTCCGGCGTTCTGTGGAAGCACCCGGTCGGCTACGACCTGCGGCCGGGCCTCGCCGTCGTCAACCGTTCGGTGTTCGTCATCGGCCAGGAGCTCAAGGCCCTGGACCTCACCACCGGCAAGGTCCGCTGGCGGGTGAAGCCCGAGCGCGGCATGTTCGCCTCCCTCGGCGGCTACGGCAACACCGTCTACGTCACCGGCACGGACCCCGCCGGCGTGTACGCGTTCAACGCCGGCACCGGTGCCCGCCGCTGGTTCTGCCCCACCCCGCGCCTCAACATCGACCAGCCGATCACGGCGGGGCCCGACGCGGTCTACGTTCCCGCCTACAAGAACAAGGACGGCTTCTACGCGATCGGCGCCGCCAAGGGCAGACTCCTGTGGAACTTCACCGACGGCCTGGAGACCGGCTTCAACGACTGGCAACTCGCCTGCGACCACAGCGGCGTCCTGGTCGCCCAGCACTACGACCGCACGTACGGCCTGCCCGCCCCCTGA
- a CDS encoding SIR2 family NAD-dependent protein deacylase has product MNKPLVALLSGAGISTDSGIPDYRGPNGLWRRDPEAEKLVTYEYYMGDPEIRRRSWQMRRQNRTLRAEPNVAHRAVAELERSGVPVRVITQNVDGLHQLAGMPARKVLELHGSARSVVCVGCHARMPMEDALARVEAGEDDPPCLECGGVLKSATVMFGERLDPVVLGEAVAITKACQIFIAVGSSLQVQPAAGLAGVAADHGARLIIVNAEPTPYDERADEVVREPIGTALPEVLRGIRAASD; this is encoded by the coding sequence ATGAACAAGCCCCTCGTCGCCCTGCTCAGTGGCGCAGGCATCTCCACCGACTCCGGCATCCCCGACTACCGAGGCCCGAACGGGCTGTGGCGACGTGATCCGGAGGCCGAGAAGCTGGTGACGTACGAGTACTACATGGGTGATCCGGAGATTCGCCGGCGTTCCTGGCAGATGCGGCGGCAGAACCGGACGCTGCGGGCCGAGCCGAACGTGGCGCACCGGGCGGTGGCCGAGCTGGAGCGGTCCGGGGTGCCGGTGCGGGTGATCACGCAGAACGTGGACGGGCTGCACCAGCTGGCCGGGATGCCGGCCCGCAAGGTTCTCGAACTGCACGGCTCGGCTCGGTCCGTGGTGTGCGTCGGGTGCCACGCCCGGATGCCGATGGAGGACGCGCTCGCCCGGGTCGAGGCCGGTGAGGACGATCCGCCCTGCCTGGAGTGCGGGGGCGTGCTGAAGTCCGCCACCGTCATGTTCGGCGAGCGCCTCGACCCGGTGGTCCTCGGCGAGGCCGTGGCGATCACCAAGGCCTGCCAGATCTTCATCGCCGTCGGAAGCAGCCTCCAGGTGCAGCCCGCCGCCGGGCTCGCCGGCGTCGCCGCCGACCACGGGGCCCGCCTGATCATCGTCAACGCCGAGCCGACCCCGTACGACGAGCGGGCGGACGAGGTCGTACGGGAGCCGATCGGGACGGCGTTGCCCGAGGTGCTGCGGGGGATCCGCGCGGCGAGCGACTGA
- a CDS encoding methylated-DNA--[protein]-cysteine S-methyltransferase: MQQQKRHTVVDSPYGPLTLVADDGVLCGLYMTEQRHRPPEENFGERDDSAFAEPREQLDAYFTGELRVFTLELRLRGTPFQRQVWEQLVRIPYGETRSYGELAGALGNPKASRAVGLANGKNPVGIIVPCHRVVGSDGSLTGYGGGTERKQRLLDFERGTALF, translated from the coding sequence ATGCAGCAGCAGAAGCGGCACACCGTCGTCGACAGTCCCTACGGCCCCCTCACCCTCGTCGCCGACGACGGTGTCCTGTGCGGGCTCTACATGACCGAGCAGCGCCATCGCCCGCCGGAGGAGAACTTCGGCGAACGCGACGACTCCGCCTTCGCCGAGCCCCGGGAACAGCTGGACGCCTACTTCACGGGCGAGTTGCGGGTGTTCACCCTCGAACTCAGGCTGCGGGGCACCCCGTTCCAGCGTCAGGTCTGGGAACAGCTCGTCCGGATCCCCTACGGCGAGACCCGCTCGTACGGCGAACTCGCGGGCGCCCTGGGCAACCCCAAGGCGTCCCGCGCGGTCGGTCTGGCCAACGGCAAGAACCCCGTCGGCATCATCGTCCCCTGCCACCGCGTGGTCGGCTCCGACGGCAGCCTCACCGGATACGGCGGCGGCACGGAGCGCAAGCAGCGCCTGCTGGACTTCGAACGGGGCACGGCACTCTTCTGA
- a CDS encoding AlkA N-terminal domain-containing protein, which translates to MYADTERCVRAVRSKDARFDGWFFTAVLTTRIYCRPSCPVVPPKAENMTFYPSAAACQQAGFRACKRCRPDTSPGSPEWDQRADLVARAMRLVGDGVVDREGVPGLARRLGYSARQVERQLLAELGAGPLALARAQRAQTARLLIETTALPMAEIAFAAGFGSIRTFNDTVREVFALSPSALRERAARSARRRSDSPGASGVLSLRLPFRAPLNPDNLFGHLAATAVPGVEEWRDGAYRRTLRLPYGRGIVALTPEPDHIACRLILDDLRDLPVAISRCRRMLDLDADPVAVDEQLRTDPVLAPLVDKAPGRRVPRTVDEAEFAVRAVLGQQVSTAAARTHAARLVVAHGEPVDDPEGGLTHLFPSPGQLAAVDPETLAMPHTRRTTFTTLVRQLAEGTLHLGVDSDWAETRARLLALPGFGPWTVDVIAMRALGDPDAFLAGDLGIRRAARELGLPSTPAALANRAEAWRPWRAYAVQYLWATDSHPINFLPV; encoded by the coding sequence ATGTACGCGGACACGGAGCGGTGTGTGCGGGCCGTGCGGTCGAAGGACGCGCGGTTCGACGGGTGGTTCTTCACGGCCGTGCTGACCACACGGATCTACTGTCGGCCCAGCTGCCCGGTGGTGCCGCCCAAGGCGGAGAACATGACGTTCTACCCGAGTGCGGCGGCCTGCCAGCAGGCCGGGTTCCGGGCCTGCAAGAGGTGCCGGCCGGACACGAGTCCGGGGTCACCGGAGTGGGACCAGCGGGCGGACCTCGTGGCGCGGGCGATGCGGCTGGTCGGGGACGGGGTCGTGGACCGGGAGGGCGTGCCGGGGCTGGCCCGGCGGCTCGGCTACAGCGCCCGGCAGGTCGAGCGGCAACTGCTGGCCGAGCTGGGCGCGGGCCCCCTGGCACTCGCCCGGGCGCAGCGGGCGCAGACCGCGCGGCTGCTGATCGAGACGACCGCGCTGCCGATGGCGGAGATCGCGTTCGCCGCCGGGTTCGGGTCGATCCGGACGTTCAACGACACCGTGCGGGAAGTCTTCGCGCTGTCGCCCAGCGCACTGCGCGAGCGGGCCGCACGGTCGGCCCGCCGGCGCTCCGACTCCCCGGGCGCATCAGGGGTGTTGAGCCTCCGGCTGCCGTTCCGGGCCCCGCTCAACCCCGACAACCTCTTCGGTCACCTCGCCGCGACCGCCGTACCGGGGGTGGAGGAGTGGCGCGACGGCGCGTACCGTCGCACGCTCCGGTTGCCGTACGGTCGCGGCATCGTCGCCCTCACGCCGGAGCCCGACCACATCGCCTGTCGGCTCATCCTCGATGATCTGCGTGACCTGCCCGTCGCCATCAGCCGCTGCCGCCGCATGCTCGATCTGGACGCCGACCCGGTCGCCGTCGACGAGCAGCTGCGCACCGACCCCGTGCTCGCTCCGTTGGTGGACAAGGCACCGGGGCGCCGGGTGCCGCGGACCGTCGACGAGGCCGAGTTCGCCGTACGGGCGGTGCTCGGTCAGCAGGTCTCCACCGCCGCCGCCCGGACCCACGCGGCCCGGCTGGTCGTCGCGCACGGCGAACCGGTCGACGATCCGGAAGGGGGCCTCACCCATCTCTTCCCGTCTCCCGGGCAGCTGGCGGCCGTCGATCCCGAGACCCTCGCGATGCCGCACACCCGCCGGACCACCTTCACCACCCTGGTACGGCAACTCGCCGAAGGAACACTGCACTTGGGCGTCGACAGCGACTGGGCCGAAACCCGTGCCCGGCTCCTCGCCCTGCCCGGGTTCGGCCCCTGGACCGTCGACGTCATCGCCATGCGCGCCCTCGGCGATCCGGACGCCTTTCTCGCCGGCGACCTCGGAATCCGGCGCGCGGCACGGGAGTTGGGCCTGCCGTCCACCCCGGCCGCCCTCGCTAACCGGGCCGAGGCCTGGCGGCCGTGGCGGGCGTACGCGGTCCAGTACCTCTGGGCGACGGACAGCCACCCCATCAACTTCCTGCCCGTATGA